The genomic segment ATTCCGAAGAATCCACCGCTGAGCTATATAAGACGTCGGAACGTGGCTACGCACATCATGTCATTATTTAGCAATTAGTCAGCGTCATCGGCCGAGCACCATGTTGTCGAGAAAATATCGATGCGTGAACAGGTTATCGTTCAGTTCAGGATGGAATGAAGTGACAAGCATATTACTCTGGCGAGCAGCCACAATATGACCATCCACCTCAGCTAGTACCTCAACACCCTCCCCAACGCTTTCGATATATGGAGCTCGAATGAAGGTCATCGGTATTTCTCCGATTCCTGTAACTGCTGCTCTTGTAGAGAATGAGCCCAGTTGGCGCCCATAAGCGTTTCTTTTGGCGACAATATCCATCATGGCGAGATGACTATCGCCATCTTCAACACGCTTTGCTAACAACAACAATCCCGCACAGGTTCCAAAGACCGGTAATCCAGCAGCAATGCGTTGACGTAGGTCGTCCAGCATACCCAAATCTCGTAGCAATTTGCCCTGAACAGTAGACTCGCCACCAGGCAGCACCACACCGTCTATACCACCACTAAGATCACTGAGCTGACGTATTTGGACAGTTCTCGCGCCAAGTTGTGACAGCATACGCTGATGCTCAGCAAATGCACCTTGCAGCGCTAGAACACCAATCAATGGCCCCGTTGCAGCGCCCATCTTTCCCTTGCTCTGTGCAGCAACTTGGCTCACTTGCCACGCTCCGCCATTAATACAGCGATTTCATTTTCGTTAATACCAACCATGGCTTCACCAAGACCCTCGGATACACGCGCCACAAGGTCCCAATCCTGATAGTTGGTTGTTGCCTGCACAATCGCCGTTGCACGTTGAGCTGGATCGCCTGACTTGAATATTCCCGAACCCACGAATACACCTTCAGCACCTAGCTGCATCATCAAAGAAGCATCGGCTGGTGTCGCCACGCCACCTGCAGCAAAATTAACCACAGGCAGACGACCATTGTCATGTACTGAGCGCAACAATTCCACCGGCACTTCAAGTTCCTTAGCCTTTTCAAAGATTTCATCATCGCGCAATCCGGCCACTTCTCGAATCTGTCTGTTCATCTCGCGCATATGTCTGACAGCTTGAACCACGTCACCGGTTCCAGGCTCACCCTTAGTGCGAATCATAGAAGCACCTTCAGTAATACGACGAAGTGCCTCACCAAGGTTCTTTGCACCGCATACGAATGGCACACTGTATTGGGTTTTATCAATGTGATAGACATCATCTGCTGGTGTCAATACTTCAGATTCATCGATGTAATCAATGTCGAGAGCCTGTAGAACTTGCGCCTCAACAAAATGACCGATACGTACCTTTGCCATAACTGGAATTGAAACTGCCTGTTGGATGCCTCGTATCATTTTGGGGTCACTCATACGAGAGACACCACCAGCAGCACGAATATCAGCGGGGATCCGTTCCAGAGCCATTACTGCACATGCACCAGCATCTTGGGCAATAACAGCCTGCTCTGGCGTAGTGACATCCATAATGACGCCACCTTTGAGCATTTGGGCAAGATTCTTATTCAATTCATATCGATCATTGGTCATGAAGGCAAGGATACCCACAATCAGATTTCCAGCAAGCAACACGACCACACTCACCACAAAAATAGATAACTGCGATAAAAGTTGGGATTATGCTGCCATTTCGTCCAACATATCCCAACTTTTATCGCAGTTATCTCTCAGTATCGACTCAGATTAGTTTTTGAAGCTGTGAATTGGGGCGGGGATTCTTCCACCGCGGTTAACAAAGGCAGCACAACTCTTTTGATTGACAGCCATAATCGGGGCATGCCCCAATAAACCACCAAATTCTGCCGTATCACCCACACCTTTGCCAATGACGGGGATTACACGCACCGCGGTGGTCTTTTGGTTGATCATACCGATGGCAGATTCGTCGGCAATAATGCCCGAAATCGTAGTAGCAGTGGTGTTACCTGGAATAGCAATCATATCTAAACCTACGCTACACACGCAGGTCATCGCTTCTAACTTCTCGATTGTCAGGCACCCAGATGCCGCAGCGTCAATCATGTTTTGATCTTCTGAGACAGGGATAAACGCTCCAGAAAGACCGCCAACATAGCTAGATGCCATAATGCCGCCCTTTTTCACCTGATCGTTAAGTAAGGCAAGTGCAGCAGTTGTGCCAGGGGCACCAACCTGTTCAAGACCCATCTCTTCTAATACCTCACCTACAGAATCTCCGACAGCAGGTGTCGGAGCCAACGATAAATCGATGATGCCAAATGGTACACCAAGCCGTTTGCTTGCCTCTTGCGCAACTAATTGGCCCACACGAGTTATTTTGAATGCGGTGCGCTTTATGGTTTCACACAGCACACCGAAATCTTTTCCTCGAGCAGTTTCTAGCGCAGTACGAACTACTCCAGGACCAGAGACGCCGACATTGATAACAGCATCGCCTTCGGTAACTCCGTGGAATCCGCCAGCCATAAATGGATTGTCGTCAGGTGCATTGCAAAAAACCACCAGTTTTGAGTTGCCGGAACTATCTGAATCAGCAGTAGCTTCTGAAACCTCTAGAATCTTTCGCCCAAGCAAAGCAACTGCATCCATATCAATACCAGTTTTTGTCGAGCCAACATTCACACTCGCGCAGACCCGTTCTGTCTCAGAAAGTGCCTGCGGCAGTGATTCTATAAGTAAACGCTCCGTTGGTGTCATTGATTTGCTGACTAAAGCCGAATACCCACCGATAAAATTGACGCCAACCTCTTTAGCGATGTTATCGAGAGTATGTGCAATCTGTACATAGTCATCCACGCTGTTACAAGCACTGGCAGCAACCAATGAGATAGGTGTTACTGTAATTCGTTTATTGACGATAGGGATGCCATATTCCCTCTCAATCGCTTCTCCCGTAGAGACTAGGTTCTTCGCGTAACTGCTGATTTTCTGGTAAATATTAGTCCGAAGCGTCGCAAGATCATCGCTGGCGCAATCTAACAGGCTGATGCCCATAGTAATAGTGCGCACGTCGAGCTTTTCCTGCTCAATCATCTGATTAGTCTCGTGAACCTCCATGATATTCAACATGGCTATCTTCACCTTTCTTAGGGCTGTGGTTACGTTCTGACTGATTCCTCAGACGCGATGCATTCCGGTGAAGATCTCTTCTCGCTGACAACGAATGCGGACGCCAATTTCTTCTCCAAGGCTGTCTAAATCAGCTACAATTTCGCCAAACTCTTTGTCGGATGTGCTGTAATCAACGATCATCATCATGTTGAAGAAACCGTCGATTATAGTCTGGGAAATATCGAGAACGTTGGTCTGATGAGCAGATAGATAAGTACACACTCGTGCGATGATACCGACCGTGTCTTGTCCGACCACGGTGATTATTGCCTTATTCATGGGGGTCTCCTGAATACGCCTGGCTGAGAGTTGGGAACTCCCCCAGTATATGTGTAAGACTGCCAAAGCCTTTGATTGTCTCGTCATTCACCAGCACAACAGCATAACCCCGAGCATATGCTCGGGGTTATGCTGGAAATAGCTAGGTTGCGAACTAGGCGTCTGGACCTTTAGTACACCCGCCGAGCCGAATCCGACGCAACAGCTGCGAGTGCACGAGGCGCATGAAAACCGCGCTCGGCAAACTCATCAGCTATCTTCTGGGCAAGTTCCTCACTCCGCCCCTCATCAATGAGCGCGATGATAGAACCTCCAAAACCGCCGCCAGTCATCCTCGCTCCGTATGCGCCATTTTTGCGTGCTACATCCACAGCGACATCGAGTTCTGGGACAGTAACTTCGTAATCAGCCTTTAACGAATCGTGTGAAGCGTTGAACAAACGACCAGCTTCTTCAATCTGTCCGTTCGCAAATGCTCGCACAAAACCCCGCACACGTGCTATCTCAGTGACTACGTGGCGTACACGCTTTTTCATCACCTCATCGGGCAGAGCATCTAATGTTTCTTTCAAAGCTTGGAATGGATCGTCAGCCTTTGCAATACCGTCGGCAACAACTCGAAGATTGGCAACGTTAAGGACTGCTGCCGCCTCTTCACAACAGCTACGACGTTGTGCATACTGTCCGTCATTAAGCTGATGAGGTGCCTGAGTATCAACAACTAATAGTTCCAAACCATGAGCAGTAAGGTCAAAAGGTTGTTGCGACGTGTTCTCAAGTGCGGTCAGCTCCGGACGGCAATCCAACAGCAACGCATGCCCTGCTGTGCAACGCATAGATGCATTCTGATCCAAACCACCAGTGCTGGCACCAGCCATATCATTCTCTGATTTCATCGCAGACTCAATAAGCGTCACGCGCCCAGCGTCTGAACTGCCGTATCCCAAGGCATACACATCATCAAGAGCTAAAGCAGTTGAACATGTCATAGCAGCTGATGAGCTCAATCCCGATCCGAGTGGCACGCACGATGCAAACGCAGCATCGAAACCTCTTACTTGTGAGAATCCCATTTCCCGCAAAGCCCAAGCAACACCGACAGGATAAGCTGCCCAACCGTCTACACCACCAGCTGCGAGACCATCAAGCTTCGCTTGAACAACGTTGTTGGGGTTAACATCCGAGACCACACGAACAATATTGTCAGTTCGCGGCTTGAGAGCGATGAAAGTCTGGTGCGGTAGCGCTATTGGTAAACAGAGACCTGCATTGTAATCGGTGTGTTCACCGATGAGGTTCACTCGGCCAGGAGCGCTCCAAACTCCGCTTGCTTGTTCACCGAAAGTATTGTTAAAAAGTTCAGAAGCCTTAGCTGAACCCTCTTCGCTCGAAAGCGGGTTGATGAACTGCACTGTTGACATCGTTGCTTCCCTTTCAGTCTTATACGTCTAAATCGATAGGTCCAAGCTCATGGAATCGAGCTGCGATTTTCTCAGGAGTAGTATCTGATATCCACGCTCCCATACCTGATTCTGATCCAGCGAGATACTTGATTTTGTTTGGAGAACGACGGAAAGAAAAGAACTGTAAGTTCAGGCGATAATGATCACGACGTTGATCATGTAGTGGAGCTTGATGCCACGCAGAGATATATGGCAAATCCATCCCTTTACCGTCACCAGTATCGAAGAAGGCGTTGCCGCGCTTGAGCAACGTAGAGTATATCTGTGCCAATCCCCAACGCTCATCATCATTTAACTGGTCGATGCTGAGCACTCCGTCGCGTACTGGGGCCACATGAACTTCTAGCGGCCAGCGTGCAGCTGCTGGCACATACGCCACCCAGTCGTGGTTGCGGAACACTATACGTTCATTGGCATCTAGCTCAGATTGAAGTATATCTTTAAGCAGATTTCCACCTGTGCGTGCGTAGTATTCTTCGGTATGTTGCAGCTCGGTTTCCATCTTTGGCGCCACAAAGGGATAACAATAAATCTGCCCGTGTGGATGCGCTAGAGAAACGCCAATTTCTTGTCCATGATTTTCAAAGGGAAATATTTGCTCTATGCCGTCTAGAGCGGAGATTTCGGCTGTGCGAAATGCCCAAGCCTCAACAACGGTGCGAATGCGCTCCACTGGTAAATCAGCTGGCAGAGCATCCTCTTTAGGGTCAAAACACACTACTTCACAACGCCCATTAGCTATTTGTTGTTCCCATATATCTTTGCCATCGATATGTTGCGTTTGTGTTGGAACACCAGGAACCTGCATCATTGAGGGAAAACGGTTCTCAAAGACCACAACGTTGTAATCAGTATCCGGTACTTCGCCGTCCTGATAAGGATCTCCTGGTTTGCGCGCCGCTAATGGATTACCGCTCGCTGTGGCTCCAGGACCCGCAGTGATGGGTCGGTTCATGCGTGCAGTTGCCATGGGTATCCACTCTCCTGTGAGGGGATCCCTGCGCATCTGTGGAGCTTGAATAGGTATCTGATGACCTTCAGCATCTACATGTGGCGCGAAACGATCAGTCAGAGGACGTGGGTCTGTTAGCTCACGAGTGCGTTGACCAGTCACATATGCAGGGTCATCATCCAGATAGAAGAAATCTCGACCGTCCGCAAGTGTTGTCGGGGTTATGCGAATATGTTTCGCCGCATACTCGGCAGGCTTGTACTGTGCAGACTGATAAGCAATATCATCGCTCATTCTTGTTGCTCACTTCCTTCACTTCTCTCGACCTGATGTGCCAGGACGAGTTCTTTGACCAGTTTTCGGGTTGCTTCAACAGACTGTGGGTCAAGCTCATCATCGGTAATCACTGCACTCACTTGATCGAAGTTGGCAAACAGCGACAAGGATGTGCTACTCCACTTGGTGTGATCAGTAAGAATGATGGTGTTATCCGCAATATCCATCAGAGCCATATCAGTGGCAGCTTCGAGTGAATTAGGCATGAGGAAACCACGAGGGATTGACACCGAATGCGTACCCAAAAAGACTGTGTTGACGCGTAATGAGGCGACGACTTTATCAGCAATCGGCCCCACCAGAGAATTTGATCGAGTAATCACTCCGCCCGTGACGATAACCTCAACATCTTTACTTTCCAAGGCCTGGACCAGTTCCGCAACAGGAATCGAATTGGTGAGAATGGTAATTCCTGCGGAACGGCGGCTCTCGAGCAGATGCTGTGCAAATACATAGGCTGTGGTGCCACCACCGATAGCAATAACATCTCCCGGCGAGACATAAGTCAAAGCCTGTTTCGCAATAGCATCTTTTAATCCGATGTCCATCTGCGACTTAACAGAAAACAGCGGCTCTGCCAAAAGGGTGCTGGTAGTGACCGCACCGCCGTGCACACGTTTTAACAGTCCTTTATCGGCTAATTCTGCAATATCTCGGCGTATCGTCATTGCAGAAACGCCTAATTCCTTTGACAATGCAGTAATACGCACCGCTCCACGGGTACGTAATCTGCTCAAAATCAGATGTTGACGCTGTGAGGATATCATTCGAACATTATCGCACACATACGCGCAGAATTACAACTTCTGATGTCGCTTTTCTTTCGTTTCGACAAGAATTATGATCGTTTTACTATTCTCTCAGCACCCCACGCGGTCACCCGCAGCATCGCTTCAAGCACAATACCCATACCCATTTTTGATTTCCCTTGAGTCCGCTCGATAAATGCTATGGGGATTTCCAAAATGTTGGCACCAGCTTGATGCGCTCGCCGAGTCATATCAACTTGGAACACATATCCGTTGGCCTCAATATTTTCGAGATCAATCTGTTGTAATAGGGAAGCTCGATACGCTCTAAAACCGGCTGTGACATCGTGAACAGGTAAGGCTAACATACAGCGGGCATACCACGAACCTGTACGAGAAATCACATCTCGCAGCAAAGGCCAATTAACTGTTTGACCGCCCCTAACCCTACGGGATCCTATTACCAGATCAACGTGAGGGTTACGCTCAACCACATCCAGCATGCGCGCTAAATCCTGCGGTCGATGAGAGCCGTCCATATCCATTTCGCAGATCACATCGTAACGCTGTTGTAGGGCCCAATGAAAACCATCGAGATATGCAGGGCCAAGACCATTTTTTGCTTTCCTGTGCAACACATGAAGTCGAGGTTCCCCTTGCGCAATGAAATCTGCCATTTTACCGGTACCATCCGGTGAATTATCGTCAACAACCAGCACATCAACATCATGGGTACATGAGAAAATTCCCGCCAGCGTGGTCCCAAGGTTGTCGATTTCGTTATATGTAGGCATAACTACTACAACCCTGTTATCGCGTTGAGACTTGGTACTCGTATTTCGCGCAGCTGTATCAGTCATCATGCACCCCCTGAGGTATTCACTCCAACACTACTGTGCGCAATGCCCGTAATGGTGTGAAATACTGGATGTTTGCTGTGAAAATAAGCACAAGATCACCCGTGCTCTGTACTTAGTGGCGTGTCGTATGCATCATTGAACACATTTCACGCACACCCAAACAACGCCGGTGTGCAAGAATAGGTGCATGCAGTATGTTTCAGAATCAACGGCCAGAGATGCTGTTAATAAAGCAAGTACGGACTTGTTCTCCTTCGTTTACAAGCATGCCGTAAAGCCTGTGGTGTTCAATCAGGCACCAGATATTGCTCACGATCAGATGATTAGCTTCTGTCGAGCGGCAGGCAACATACCACCACTGATGTGGCTGTTACGCCAGATGCTTGATTACACTGATCCCAGCCTCGAAAGCGAGGTTATGGGTCTACATTTTTCAAATCCATTTGGTCTGTCAGCCGGCCTGGATAAGAACTGCGATTTATCTACAGTGCTAGATGCAGCTGGATTTGGTTTTGAAACTGTAGGATCTACCACTTCACGGCCGTGTGCAGGCAATCCACGCCCATGGTTCCACCGACTGCCAGAGTATGACTCAATGATGGTCCACGTCGGACTAGCTAATGATGGTTCTGAACAAGTAATCCCCAAAGTCGAGAAGGCGTACACCAAGGCTGCAAGTATGGCGATGTCGATTTCGATAGCTCGTACCAATGATGACCAGTGTGGCGATATTGACGAGGGTATTGAAGATTACCGCATTTCGCTTGAACGAGCTGCTGGGCGATCCTCAATGGTAGAAATTAATATTTCTTGTCCAAACACACATGTTGGCGAACCCTTCAACGAAAACCCTGACAACCTCGATCGGCTATTCACATCTTTGGATTCTGTTGAGCGCTCACAACCTTTGCTGGTAAAAATGCCACTCAACAAATCATGGTCTGAGTTTAAGGATCTACTGGATGTACTAGCAACGCATAATGTTCAAGGCATCTCTATCGCTAACTTGCAAAAGGACCGCACTGGACTATCCGTGCCGGTGCAATGGGCGGGCGGCCTTTCAGGTGGACCATGCTATGAAGGTAGTAATGCTCTTATTGCCAACACTTATCGTGAATTTGCTTCACGTTTTGCCATTGCAGGAATAGGTGGTGTGTTCACC from the Bifidobacterium sp. genome contains:
- a CDS encoding quinone-dependent dihydroorotate dehydrogenase, giving the protein MQYVSESTARDAVNKASTDLFSFVYKHAVKPVVFNQAPDIAHDQMISFCRAAGNIPPLMWLLRQMLDYTDPSLESEVMGLHFSNPFGLSAGLDKNCDLSTVLDAAGFGFETVGSTTSRPCAGNPRPWFHRLPEYDSMMVHVGLANDGSEQVIPKVEKAYTKAASMAMSISIARTNDDQCGDIDEGIEDYRISLERAAGRSSMVEINISCPNTHVGEPFNENPDNLDRLFTSLDSVERSQPLLVKMPLNKSWSEFKDLLDVLATHNVQGISIANLQKDRTGLSVPVQWAGGLSGGPCYEGSNALIANTYREFASRFAIAGIGGVFTPEQAYEKIRCGSSLVMFVSSLMFRGPQQISVFKRGLVQLLRRDGFENVSQAVGSGL
- the pdxS gene encoding pyridoxal 5'-phosphate synthase lyase subunit PdxS, whose protein sequence is MTNDRYELNKNLAQMLKGGVIMDVTTPEQAVIAQDAGACAVMALERIPADIRAAGGVSRMSDPKMIRGIQQAVSIPVMAKVRIGHFVEAQVLQALDIDYIDESEVLTPADDVYHIDKTQYSVPFVCGAKNLGEALRRITEGASMIRTKGEPGTGDVVQAVRHMREMNRQIREVAGLRDDEIFEKAKELEVPVELLRSVHDNGRLPVVNFAAGGVATPADASLMMQLGAEGVFVGSGIFKSGDPAQRATAIVQATTNYQDWDLVARVSEGLGEAMVGINENEIAVLMAERGK
- a CDS encoding ACT domain-containing protein yields the protein MNKAIITVVGQDTVGIIARVCTYLSAHQTNVLDISQTIIDGFFNMMMIVDYSTSDKEFGEIVADLDSLGEEIGVRIRCQREEIFTGMHRV
- the pdxT gene encoding pyridoxal 5'-phosphate synthase glutaminase subunit PdxT gives rise to the protein MGAATGPLIGVLALQGAFAEHQRMLSQLGARTVQIRQLSDLSGGIDGVVLPGGESTVQGKLLRDLGMLDDLRQRIAAGLPVFGTCAGLLLLAKRVEDGDSHLAMMDIVAKRNAYGRQLGSFSTRAAVTGIGEIPMTFIRAPYIESVGEGVEVLAEVDGHIVAARQSNMLVTSFHPELNDNLFTHRYFLDNMVLGR
- a CDS encoding PFL family protein, whose product is MLNIMEVHETNQMIEQEKLDVRTITMGISLLDCASDDLATLRTNIYQKISSYAKNLVSTGEAIEREYGIPIVNKRITVTPISLVAASACNSVDDYVQIAHTLDNIAKEVGVNFIGGYSALVSKSMTPTERLLIESLPQALSETERVCASVNVGSTKTGIDMDAVALLGRKILEVSEATADSDSSGNSKLVVFCNAPDDNPFMAGGFHGVTEGDAVINVGVSGPGVVRTALETARGKDFGVLCETIKRTAFKITRVGQLVAQEASKRLGVPFGIIDLSLAPTPAVGDSVGEVLEEMGLEQVGAPGTTAALALLNDQVKKGGIMASSYVGGLSGAFIPVSEDQNMIDAAASGCLTIEKLEAMTCVCSVGLDMIAIPGNTTATTISGIIADESAIGMINQKTTAVRVIPVIGKGVGDTAEFGGLLGHAPIMAVNQKSCAAFVNRGGRIPAPIHSFKN
- a CDS encoding DeoR/GlpR family DNA-binding transcription regulator, whose translation is MISSQRQHLILSRLRTRGAVRITALSKELGVSAMTIRRDIAELADKGLLKRVHGGAVTTSTLLAEPLFSVKSQMDIGLKDAIAKQALTYVSPGDVIAIGGGTTAYVFAQHLLESRRSAGITILTNSIPVAELVQALESKDVEVIVTGGVITRSNSLVGPIADKVVASLRVNTVFLGTHSVSIPRGFLMPNSLEAATDMALMDIADNTIILTDHTKWSSTSLSLFANFDQVSAVITDDELDPQSVEATRKLVKELVLAHQVERSEGSEQQE
- the galT gene encoding galactose-1-phosphate uridylyltransferase, which produces MSDDIAYQSAQYKPAEYAAKHIRITPTTLADGRDFFYLDDDPAYVTGQRTRELTDPRPLTDRFAPHVDAEGHQIPIQAPQMRRDPLTGEWIPMATARMNRPITAGPGATASGNPLAARKPGDPYQDGEVPDTDYNVVVFENRFPSMMQVPGVPTQTQHIDGKDIWEQQIANGRCEVVCFDPKEDALPADLPVERIRTVVEAWAFRTAEISALDGIEQIFPFENHGQEIGVSLAHPHGQIYCYPFVAPKMETELQHTEEYYARTGGNLLKDILQSELDANERIVFRNHDWVAYVPAAARWPLEVHVAPVRDGVLSIDQLNDDERWGLAQIYSTLLKRGNAFFDTGDGKGMDLPYISAWHQAPLHDQRRDHYRLNLQFFSFRRSPNKIKYLAGSESGMGAWISDTTPEKIAARFHELGPIDLDV
- the galK gene encoding galactokinase codes for the protein MSTVQFINPLSSEEGSAKASELFNNTFGEQASGVWSAPGRVNLIGEHTDYNAGLCLPIALPHQTFIALKPRTDNIVRVVSDVNPNNVVQAKLDGLAAGGVDGWAAYPVGVAWALREMGFSQVRGFDAAFASCVPLGSGLSSSAAMTCSTALALDDVYALGYGSSDAGRVTLIESAMKSENDMAGASTGGLDQNASMRCTAGHALLLDCRPELTALENTSQQPFDLTAHGLELLVVDTQAPHQLNDGQYAQRRSCCEEAAAVLNVANLRVVADGIAKADDPFQALKETLDALPDEVMKKRVRHVVTEIARVRGFVRAFANGQIEEAGRLFNASHDSLKADYEVTVPELDVAVDVARKNGAYGARMTGGGFGGSIIALIDEGRSEELAQKIADEFAERGFHAPRALAAVASDSARRVY
- a CDS encoding polyprenol monophosphomannose synthase — encoded protein: MMTDTAARNTSTKSQRDNRVVVVMPTYNEIDNLGTTLAGIFSCTHDVDVLVVDDNSPDGTGKMADFIAQGEPRLHVLHRKAKNGLGPAYLDGFHWALQQRYDVICEMDMDGSHRPQDLARMLDVVERNPHVDLVIGSRRVRGGQTVNWPLLRDVISRTGSWYARCMLALPVHDVTAGFRAYRASLLQQIDLENIEANGYVFQVDMTRRAHQAGANILEIPIAFIERTQGKSKMGMGIVLEAMLRVTAWGAERIVKRS